The following are from one region of the Paenibacillus sp. KS-LC4 genome:
- a CDS encoding bifunctional 3,4-dihydroxy-2-butanone-4-phosphate synthase/GTP cyclohydrolase II — protein sequence MGQQDQPLEKSLFNTIEEALEDLLLGKPVIVVDDEDRENEGDLIALASMATPEVINFMITKARGLVCVPITAERAEQLELPPMVARNTDFHGTAFTVSVDHISTTTGISAHERSETVKSLIDPNTKATDFRKPGHIFPLIAKDGGVLRRAGHTEAGIDLALMCGSEPAAVICEVINEDGTMARLPDLVEFKHEHDLKLITIQELIVYRNAKEKLVERVVEVNMPTDFGNFKAIGFTNEVDGKEHVAFVKGEIDPEIPLLVRVHSECLTGDVFHSHRCDCGPQLAAALMQIEEAGNGVLLYMRQEGRGIGLINKLKAYVLQEQGLDTVDANLQLGFAPDLRDYGIGAQILRDLGIRKMRLLTNNPRKIKGLEGYGLEVTERVPIQMEANKDNDRYLRTKQAKLGHLFHFTDQNQEQQ from the coding sequence ATGGGACAGCAGGATCAGCCTTTGGAGAAATCATTGTTTAATACGATTGAGGAGGCACTGGAGGATTTGCTGCTTGGCAAGCCCGTTATCGTTGTAGATGATGAAGATCGTGAAAATGAAGGCGACCTCATTGCGCTGGCCTCAATGGCGACGCCTGAAGTGATCAATTTTATGATTACGAAGGCGCGCGGGCTAGTGTGCGTTCCGATTACCGCAGAGCGGGCGGAGCAGCTTGAGCTGCCGCCGATGGTAGCGCGCAATACAGATTTTCATGGCACGGCATTTACCGTTTCCGTTGACCATATTTCGACAACGACCGGCATCTCTGCGCATGAGCGCTCCGAGACGGTCAAGTCGCTCATTGACCCGAATACGAAGGCAACGGATTTCCGCAAGCCGGGTCACATTTTTCCGCTAATTGCGAAGGATGGCGGTGTGCTCAGACGGGCAGGCCATACAGAGGCGGGGATTGATCTGGCTCTTATGTGCGGTTCAGAGCCAGCAGCGGTCATTTGCGAAGTTATTAATGAAGATGGCACAATGGCAAGATTGCCGGATTTGGTTGAGTTTAAGCATGAGCATGATCTCAAGCTTATTACGATTCAAGAGCTGATTGTATACCGTAATGCGAAGGAAAAGCTCGTTGAGCGTGTCGTCGAGGTTAATATGCCAACGGATTTCGGTAATTTTAAAGCGATTGGTTTTACGAATGAGGTAGATGGCAAGGAGCATGTCGCTTTTGTAAAAGGCGAGATTGATCCAGAAATTCCGCTGCTAGTGCGCGTGCACTCGGAATGCTTGACGGGTGATGTATTCCATTCGCATCGCTGTGATTGCGGACCGCAGCTTGCGGCAGCGCTGATGCAGATTGAGGAGGCCGGCAATGGCGTACTGCTCTATATGCGCCAAGAAGGGCGCGGAATCGGCCTAATCAACAAGCTCAAGGCTTATGTGCTTCAGGAGCAGGGGCTCGATACGGTCGATGCTAATTTGCAGCTTGGGTTTGCGCCGGACTTGCGCGACTACGGCATTGGAGCACAAATTTTGCGCGATCTCGGCATTCGCAAAATGCGCCTGCTCACCAACAACCCGCGAAAAATTAAAGGGCTGGAAGGGTATGGGCTGGAAGTTACTGAGCGTGTGCCGATTCAAATGGAAGCGAATAAGGACAATGACCGTTATTTGCGGACCAAGCAAGCGAAGCTCGGCCATCTGTTTCATTTTACGGATCAAAATCAAGAACAACAATAA
- a CDS encoding DUF2953 domain-containing protein, whose protein sequence is MPGNLYGLMTAAGLFFLFLLLLALASPVRVYGKLRRKGELDHIDVRIVGLYGLLHYKVKIPQLKLQGATIRLHEQISTKQAGVEHSKEQQGKIDAENVQRFIEKMKHALEVTENLRGWVRQLLKKVQLTEWKWSTTVGVGDAMWTAMTTGAVWSIKTTMLGVISQFVLLKADPVLQVQPVYQGTYFQTEWQCTAKLSMFHAVKSGLSLLFRLKKGSHGLQMWHQILFK, encoded by the coding sequence ATGCCCGGAAACCTTTACGGCTTGATGACGGCGGCAGGTCTCTTTTTTTTGTTCTTATTGCTGCTTGCCCTTGCTTCGCCGGTGCGTGTATATGGAAAGCTTAGAAGGAAGGGCGAGCTTGACCATATTGATGTGCGAATTGTAGGGCTCTATGGACTGCTGCATTATAAGGTGAAGATCCCGCAATTGAAATTGCAGGGAGCTACAATCCGGCTGCATGAGCAAATTAGCACCAAGCAGGCAGGCGTGGAGCATTCCAAGGAGCAGCAGGGGAAAATTGACGCCGAAAATGTACAGCGATTTATTGAGAAAATGAAGCATGCGCTGGAGGTAACCGAAAATTTGCGAGGCTGGGTCAGGCAGCTGCTGAAAAAGGTGCAATTGACCGAATGGAAATGGTCGACAACGGTAGGCGTTGGGGACGCGATGTGGACAGCCATGACGACTGGGGCTGTATGGTCGATTAAAACGACGATGCTGGGTGTCATATCACAGTTCGTTTTGCTTAAAGCCGATCCGGTGCTTCAAGTGCAGCCGGTGTACCAAGGGACTTATTTTCAGACGGAATGGCAATGTACGGCCAAGCTTAGTATGTTCCATGCGGTAAAATCTGGCCTTAGCTTGCTATTCAGACTCAAAAAAGGCTCGCATGGCCTCCAAATGTGGCACCAAATATTGTTCAAATAA
- the ribE gene encoding riboflavin synthase codes for MFTGLIEEVGKLKRVVQQGEAMVLTIAASRVLEGVALGDSIAVNGVCLTVISFTGSTFDADVMPETYRRSNLHQLKPGEQVNLERAMLAGGRFGGHMVQGHIDGTGTITKRATDANAVIFSIKLNDAATLKYVIPKGSITIDGISLTVVDTNDAGFSVSVIPHTLGETALLDKRIGDSVNIECDIIGKYVEHLLHFKPAREACATSGSKAGKADGAKLSYAFLSENGFM; via the coding sequence GTGTTTACGGGTCTGATTGAAGAAGTCGGCAAGCTGAAGCGAGTGGTCCAGCAGGGCGAGGCTATGGTATTGACAATTGCCGCCTCCCGCGTGCTTGAGGGTGTGGCGCTGGGCGACAGCATAGCCGTAAACGGCGTGTGTCTGACGGTCATCTCCTTTACAGGGAGCACCTTTGACGCGGATGTGATGCCGGAGACATATCGGCGCTCTAATCTTCACCAGCTAAAGCCCGGTGAACAGGTCAACCTGGAGCGTGCGATGCTGGCTGGAGGGCGTTTTGGCGGCCATATGGTGCAAGGACATATTGACGGCACAGGTACGATCACAAAAAGGGCAACCGACGCCAATGCCGTTATATTCAGCATTAAGCTGAACGATGCGGCAACACTGAAATATGTCATTCCTAAAGGCTCCATCACAATTGACGGCATCAGCCTAACCGTTGTCGACACGAATGATGCTGGCTTCTCAGTGTCGGTCATTCCGCATACGCTTGGCGAAACGGCTTTGCTGGATAAGCGCATAGGCGATTCCGTAAATATCGAATGCGATATCATCGGCAAATATGTGGAGCATTTGCTGCATTTCAAGCCAGCTCGCGAGGCTTGCGCGACTTCCGGCAGTAAAGCTGGCAAGGCAGACGGAGCGAAGCTGAGCTATGCTTTTTTAAGTGAAAATGGATTTATGTAA
- a CDS encoding D-alanyl-D-alanine carboxypeptidase family protein produces MISNVKIARISLLFGLAFCLLGTSLPASGYAAEPEPLSTHASASALIDVTSGRLLYSEDGDKPMLIASLTKIMTAIVAIEHGNLSGTVKTGKRAVGKEGSSIYLQLNEEMKLQDMLYGLMLRSGNDAATAIAEHVGGSEEGFVVLMNEKAAFLGMTNSQFKNPHGLDEKGHYSSANDLAKLTAYALRNPVFAEIVSTPVKQVPNPHEQWQYKWVNKNKMLQMYEGADGVKTGYTKQALRCLVSSATRGGQQLAAVTLSDGDDWADHRQMLDWGFKHYPLAQLAGKGQALAGYPYAVGQSFSYPLTEEEKGQLTSRLVVVNKATTRYALGERGTLEWYMNEAKIGAVPIYDTGSSRLTLPERKKAEADVFFNDGVRKESYLAAAGVAIRALFR; encoded by the coding sequence ATGATTAGCAATGTAAAAATAGCTCGTATATCGCTCTTGTTTGGTTTGGCGTTCTGTTTGTTAGGGACAAGCCTGCCAGCGTCAGGCTACGCGGCTGAACCAGAACCGCTAAGCACACATGCATCAGCATCGGCGCTGATTGATGTCACCTCGGGCAGATTGCTCTACAGCGAGGACGGAGACAAGCCGATGCTTATAGCCAGCCTAACCAAAATTATGACGGCTATTGTAGCGATAGAGCATGGCAACCTGTCAGGCACCGTCAAGACGGGCAAGCGTGCGGTAGGCAAGGAAGGCTCCTCGATTTATTTGCAGCTTAATGAGGAAATGAAATTGCAGGACATGCTCTATGGCCTCATGCTGCGCTCGGGAAATGATGCAGCAACCGCAATTGCCGAGCATGTCGGCGGTTCAGAGGAAGGGTTCGTTGTGCTGATGAATGAAAAGGCTGCTTTTCTGGGAATGACGAACTCCCAATTTAAAAACCCGCATGGCCTTGATGAGAAGGGGCATTATTCCTCAGCCAACGATCTTGCTAAGCTGACTGCATATGCGCTCCGCAATCCTGTATTTGCCGAAATTGTCAGCACACCCGTCAAGCAGGTGCCAAATCCGCATGAGCAGTGGCAATATAAATGGGTGAACAAAAATAAAATGCTCCAAATGTATGAGGGCGCAGATGGCGTTAAAACTGGCTACACGAAGCAGGCGCTGCGTTGCCTTGTCAGCTCCGCTACCCGAGGCGGCCAGCAGCTGGCAGCTGTCACGCTGAGCGATGGAGATGATTGGGCGGATCACCGCCAAATGCTTGATTGGGGCTTCAAGCATTATCCATTAGCTCAATTAGCGGGCAAAGGACAAGCGCTTGCCGGCTATCCTTACGCTGTAGGGCAAAGCTTCAGTTACCCTCTAACGGAGGAGGAAAAAGGCCAGCTGACTTCACGACTTGTCGTGGTAAATAAAGCAACGACGCGTTATGCATTAGGCGAAAGAGGAACGCTGGAGTGGTATATGAATGAGGCGAAAATAGGAGCTGTGCCCATTTATGATACGGGAAGCAGCAGACTTACGCTTCCTGAGCGCAAAAAGGCAGAAGCGGATGTATTTTTCAACGATGGGGTTAGGAAAGAAAGTTATTTGGCAGCGGCTGGCGTAGCCATTCGGGCGTTATTTAGATGA
- the ytfJ gene encoding GerW family sporulation protein, producing the protein MHEHPIQGLMQTAMENIKEMVDVNTIVGDPVQTPDGSIIMPISKVGFGFVAGGSDMRFSGDSSASSSSSDDSHKATIAAPFGGGSGGGVSITPIAFLVVGTQGVKIVPLDNNTHLLERIIDSTPYVFDKVQSMIRSSSGGTSQLAGTNMNSGYMSTTDTTII; encoded by the coding sequence GTGCACGAGCATCCAATACAAGGCCTTATGCAAACAGCAATGGAAAATATTAAAGAAATGGTCGACGTCAACACCATTGTTGGCGACCCTGTACAGACACCGGATGGCAGCATCATTATGCCGATCAGCAAAGTAGGCTTCGGCTTTGTCGCCGGGGGCAGTGACATGCGGTTCAGCGGTGACAGTTCCGCTTCGTCGAGCAGCTCCGATGACAGCCACAAGGCGACAATAGCTGCGCCATTCGGCGGAGGAAGCGGGGGAGGCGTATCGATCACGCCAATTGCCTTTCTCGTTGTTGGCACCCAAGGCGTCAAAATCGTGCCGCTCGATAATAACACGCATCTGCTGGAGCGAATTATTGATTCGACACCCTATGTATTCGATAAGGTGCAATCCATGATTCGCAGCTCGTCTGGTGGCACGAGCCAATTAGCAGGCACGAATATGAATTCAGGGTACATGAGCACAACAGACACAACCATTATTTAA
- the ribD gene encoding bifunctional diaminohydroxyphosphoribosylaminopyrimidine deaminase/5-amino-6-(5-phosphoribosylamino)uracil reductase RibD — MDILNDSYYMSLALDMAEKAAGQTDINPIVGCVVVKDGRIIGIGTHLKRGTGHAEVHALQMAGEEAEGATAYVTLEPCSHFGKTPPCCERLIDAKVARVVVATTDPNPQVAGRGLERLKECGIEVEVGLLGERSNQMNEKFNKYITTKLPFVTLKTASTLDGKIASRTGDSRWVTGSAAREQVHTLRHQHMGIMVGIGTVLADDPQLTTRADVPALHPVRIVIDSSLKLPLTARVVTDRTARTIVIATEQADDVKAQELLAAGVELIRAGTGEQVDLAEAMRKLGELEIGSILLEGGGKLNGAMLTAGLIDKIMIYMATKIIGGAAAPGTFDFEGFEKMAQAIELERTQVEQAGADICISGYPVYRPV; from the coding sequence ATGGATATTTTGAATGACAGCTATTATATGAGCTTAGCGCTGGATATGGCAGAGAAGGCGGCTGGACAGACGGATATTAATCCAATCGTTGGCTGCGTCGTTGTAAAAGACGGCCGCATTATCGGCATTGGAACGCATCTCAAGCGGGGAACGGGGCACGCTGAGGTACATGCCTTGCAAATGGCGGGCGAAGAGGCGGAGGGCGCTACAGCCTACGTGACGCTTGAGCCTTGCAGTCATTTTGGCAAGACGCCGCCTTGCTGCGAGCGCCTTATTGATGCCAAGGTGGCAAGGGTAGTCGTAGCCACGACAGATCCGAATCCGCAGGTAGCCGGGCGGGGTCTTGAACGGCTGAAGGAATGCGGCATAGAGGTTGAGGTGGGGCTTCTAGGGGAACGCTCCAACCAAATGAATGAAAAGTTTAATAAATATATTACTACGAAGCTGCCGTTTGTCACCCTTAAGACAGCGAGTACACTCGATGGGAAAATCGCTTCCCGCACCGGCGACAGCAGATGGGTAACGGGCAGTGCTGCAAGGGAGCAGGTGCATACGCTGCGCCATCAGCATATGGGCATCATGGTCGGTATCGGCACAGTGCTAGCTGATGATCCGCAGCTCACAACAAGAGCGGACGTTCCAGCGCTGCATCCGGTGCGGATTGTCATCGACAGCAGTCTCAAGCTGCCGCTCACCGCGCGCGTAGTTACGGATCGGACGGCAAGAACGATTGTTATTGCAACTGAGCAGGCGGATGACGTCAAAGCGCAAGAGCTGCTGGCTGCTGGCGTCGAGCTCATTCGGGCAGGCACGGGAGAGCAGGTTGATTTGGCGGAGGCGATGAGAAAGCTTGGCGAGCTGGAAATAGGGTCAATTTTGCTGGAGGGCGGAGGCAAGCTCAATGGCGCCATGCTAACAGCAGGACTCATCGACAAAATCATGATTTATATGGCAACCAAAATCATTGGCGGAGCAGCGGCTCCCGGCACCTTTGATTTTGAAGGCTTTGAAAAAATGGCGCAGGCTATTGAGCTTGAGCGCACACAGGTCGAGCAAGCGGGAGCTGATATTTGCATAAGCGGCTACCCGGTCTACCGTCCTGTTTAG
- a CDS encoding nucleoside recognition domain-containing protein has protein sequence MVNFIWLFLIVISVVVGAFNGKIDAVAGAAFTGAQAGVTISFGLISIMVFWLGMMRIAEDAGLLKKMAKLLGPIVRLLFPDVPKNHPALGYIMSNLSANLFGLGNAATPMGIKAMQELQKLNPDPAVATPAMCTLLALNTSSITLIPTTLIAIRMNYGSANPAEIVGTTLAATCIATTAAIVADRWCRSRQKPPIVKGPSQPLAPAVKPGAAAASGGGGGVA, from the coding sequence ATGGTTAATTTTATTTGGCTGTTTTTAATTGTCATTAGCGTCGTCGTTGGTGCTTTCAATGGCAAAATTGATGCAGTAGCGGGGGCAGCGTTCACAGGAGCGCAGGCTGGCGTGACGATCAGCTTCGGTCTGATCAGCATTATGGTGTTCTGGCTAGGAATGATGCGAATAGCGGAGGATGCAGGCCTGTTGAAAAAAATGGCAAAGCTGCTCGGCCCCATCGTTCGTTTGTTATTTCCGGATGTGCCCAAAAACCACCCGGCACTCGGTTATATTATGAGCAACCTGAGCGCCAACCTTTTCGGATTAGGCAACGCGGCAACGCCTATGGGCATTAAGGCGATGCAGGAGCTGCAAAAGCTGAACCCTGATCCGGCTGTCGCCACTCCAGCCATGTGCACGCTGCTCGCGTTAAATACATCCAGCATTACGCTGATTCCGACTACATTAATTGCCATTCGCATGAATTACGGCTCGGCGAATCCTGCGGAAATCGTCGGAACGACGCTCGCCGCTACGTGTATAGCTACCACTGCGGCGATTGTGGCTGATCGCTGGTGCCGGAGCAGGCAAAAGCCGCCTATTGTCAAAGGTCCGTCCCAGCCTCTTGCCCCAGCAGTCAAACCGGGAGCAGCGGCAGCATCGGGAGGAGGTGGCGGCGTTGCTTGA
- the ribE gene encoding 6,7-dimethyl-8-ribityllumazine synthase, with the protein MPHVYEGHLVSEGLRYGIVVGRFNEFIASKLLSGALDAFKRHGALDNEVEVAWVPGAFEIPLIAQKMAESGKYDAVITLGAVIRGSTPHFDYVCNEAAKGVAAVGLKTGVPTIFGVLTVDSIEQAIERAGTKAGNKGYEAAASAIEMANLTKLLHN; encoded by the coding sequence ATGCCACATGTATACGAGGGACATTTAGTATCAGAAGGCTTGCGTTACGGAATCGTTGTTGGAAGGTTTAATGAATTTATTGCGAGCAAGCTGCTTAGCGGAGCGCTTGATGCGTTTAAACGCCACGGCGCATTGGATAACGAGGTTGAGGTGGCTTGGGTACCGGGAGCTTTTGAAATTCCACTTATCGCGCAAAAGATGGCAGAGAGCGGCAAATACGATGCGGTTATTACGCTGGGTGCCGTTATTCGGGGATCAACACCGCATTTTGACTACGTGTGCAACGAGGCGGCCAAAGGAGTGGCGGCTGTTGGCTTGAAGACGGGCGTACCGACGATTTTTGGCGTATTGACGGTTGATTCCATTGAGCAAGCGATTGAGCGCGCAGGAACAAAAGCTGGAAATAAAGGGTACGAAGCTGCTGCCAGTGCAATAGAGATGGCTAATTTGACAAAATTGCTGCATAATTAA
- a CDS encoding segregation/condensation protein A encodes MSVLYKLESFEGPLDLLLHLIDKAEIDIHEVSINEITDQYMDYLNAMTEMELEVTSEFLVMAATLLAIKSRQLLPKPPVFEEEYEDWPDDGLDPRDELIQKLVEYRKFKQIAEQLREKEMQRSLVFSREPEDMTPFLQEQDINPLEGLHVSDLVAAFQRALKKAARRQFVATVQRDEISVKDRIRDIVEVLRQFETVQFSKLIRENMDRHEIVVTFLAILELMKMKHIRCFQHQLFDDIVIHWRGDAEDSGLSEIEVDY; translated from the coding sequence GTGTCAGTGCTTTACAAGCTGGAATCTTTCGAAGGACCTCTGGATTTGCTGCTGCATTTGATTGATAAAGCAGAAATTGATATTCATGAGGTATCAATCAACGAGATTACAGATCAGTATATGGACTATTTGAATGCAATGACGGAGATGGAGCTTGAGGTGACCAGTGAGTTTCTCGTGATGGCGGCTACGCTGCTAGCCATTAAGAGCAGGCAGCTGCTGCCGAAGCCGCCCGTGTTTGAGGAGGAATATGAGGACTGGCCAGATGATGGCCTTGACCCGCGCGATGAGCTCATTCAGAAGCTCGTTGAATATCGCAAATTCAAGCAAATTGCCGAGCAGCTGCGGGAGAAGGAAATGCAGCGGAGCCTCGTTTTTTCGCGTGAGCCGGAGGACATGACCCCCTTCTTGCAGGAGCAGGACATTAACCCGCTTGAGGGGCTGCATGTGTCTGATCTGGTGGCGGCTTTTCAGCGTGCGCTCAAAAAGGCGGCAAGGCGCCAATTTGTAGCGACCGTGCAGCGGGATGAAATATCCGTAAAGGATCGGATTCGCGACATTGTAGAGGTGCTGCGGCAGTTTGAGACGGTGCAGTTTTCAAAGCTGATTCGTGAAAATATGGACAGGCATGAAATCGTCGTTACGTTTTTGGCAATTTTGGAGTTGATGAAGATGAAGCATATTCGTTGTTTTCAGCATCAGCTGTTTGATGATATTGTAATTCATTGGAGAGGGGATGCGGAGGACAGTGGATTATCAGAAATTGAAGTCGATTATTGA
- the scpB gene encoding SMC-Scp complex subunit ScpB, whose protein sequence is MDYQKLKSIIEGLLFMAGDEGLTKRQIADIMQFDAELAADLVYELHRDLAREERGVQVTEVAGAYRLTTHPDHAAYFERMAYTPTRSQLSQAALETLSIVAYRQPITRIDIEEIRGVKTDRAIQSLVSKDLIEEVGRAEAIGRPILYGTTKAFLDYFGLPSIKALPEPKHVDVEDALEEQTQMLFERIGERQMTIDEIPPN, encoded by the coding sequence GTGGATTATCAGAAATTGAAGTCGATTATTGAGGGCCTGCTGTTCATGGCAGGCGATGAAGGGCTGACCAAGCGGCAAATTGCCGATATTATGCAGTTTGATGCCGAGCTTGCTGCCGATTTGGTATATGAGCTGCATCGGGATTTGGCCAGGGAGGAGCGAGGCGTTCAGGTGACGGAGGTTGCCGGTGCTTATCGGCTGACGACTCATCCTGATCATGCCGCTTATTTTGAGCGAATGGCCTACACGCCTACACGTTCGCAGCTGTCGCAAGCAGCGCTGGAGACATTATCTATCGTGGCTTACCGCCAGCCCATTACCCGTATTGATATTGAGGAAATTCGCGGTGTCAAAACCGATAGAGCGATTCAGTCGCTCGTCTCCAAAGATTTAATTGAAGAGGTTGGACGCGCGGAAGCGATTGGTCGTCCTATTTTGTATGGCACGACCAAAGCGTTTCTGGATTATTTTGGACTGCCAAGTATTAAAGCTTTGCCAGAGCCGAAGCATGTCGATGTGGAGGACGCCCTTGAAGAGCAGACACAAATGCTGTTTGAACGCATCGGCGAACGGCAAATGACGATTGACGAGATTCCGCCGAATTAA
- a CDS encoding peptidylprolyl isomerase encodes MAKQAKITMANGAEVIIDLFDQDAPNTVANFEKLANDGFYNGLTFHRVIPGFVAQGGCPTGNGTGGPGYTINCEINPNKHERGSLAMAHAGRNTGGSQFYIGYAPQPHLDGGHTVFGKVAKGMEHVDTFRQGEKMEKVEVVTV; translated from the coding sequence ATGGCAAAACAAGCGAAAATTACAATGGCAAACGGAGCAGAGGTTATTATTGACCTTTTTGATCAAGATGCGCCTAACACAGTTGCAAACTTCGAGAAGCTTGCAAACGATGGTTTTTATAATGGTTTGACTTTCCACCGCGTAATTCCGGGCTTCGTTGCTCAAGGCGGTTGTCCTACTGGAAATGGTACAGGCGGTCCTGGTTACACCATTAATTGTGAAATCAACCCGAACAAGCATGAGCGCGGATCGCTTGCAATGGCACATGCTGGACGCAACACAGGTGGAAGCCAGTTCTATATCGGCTATGCGCCACAGCCGCATTTGGATGGCGGACACACGGTATTTGGCAAGGTAGCTAAAGGCATGGAGCATGTTGATACGTTCCGCCAAGGCGAAAAAATGGAAAAAGTTGAAGTCGTAACGGTTTAA
- a CDS encoding spore maturation protein, whose translation MLDAFTRASAWLIPAIIVFIPLYAAFRKVPVYETFTEGAKDGFGTAIAIIPHLVGMMVAISMFRASGAMDFMSGVVRPLFDWLSIPSEVLPLAVLRPLTGAGSLAFTADLIQTYGPDSMIGRIASTIQGSTDTTLYVLTVYFGAIGIRKTKYALKVGLFSDLVGFLAAIFICMYIFG comes from the coding sequence TTGCTTGACGCTTTTACAAGAGCATCGGCATGGCTCATACCTGCTATTATTGTATTTATTCCACTTTATGCGGCTTTTCGCAAAGTTCCCGTCTATGAGACATTTACTGAAGGGGCCAAGGATGGCTTCGGTACAGCCATTGCAATTATTCCCCATCTCGTCGGAATGATGGTCGCAATCAGCATGTTTCGTGCTTCGGGCGCGATGGATTTTATGAGTGGCGTCGTTCGCCCGCTGTTCGATTGGCTCAGCATACCTAGCGAGGTATTGCCGCTTGCAGTGCTTAGGCCGTTAACTGGAGCAGGGTCTCTTGCTTTTACCGCAGATCTGATTCAAACCTATGGGCCGGATTCAATGATTGGGCGAATTGCTTCTACGATTCAAGGAAGCACAGATACGACGCTTTATGTGCTGACCGTTTATTTTGGAGCGATTGGAATCCGAAAAACCAAATATGCCCTTAAAGTGGGCTTGTTTTCCGATCTGGTCGGTTTTTTAGCAGCAATTTTCATTTGCATGTACATATTCGGTTAA
- the lysA gene encoding diaminopimelate decarboxylase — protein MYLHGTSKVNAQGHLEIGGCDVTELAKEYGTPLYIVDEALVRQRANEYVTAFQKSGLQFQVAYASKAFSTMAMCALAEQENLSLDVVSDGELHTALKAGFPAARIHFHGNNKSPDEINMALDAGIGCFVVDNSTELKVLNALAKDKGLTVKILLRITPGVEAHTHDYISTGQQDSKFGFDLTNGAAKLAIKEAMELSNLEVLGVHSHIGSQIFEVDGFKMAVEKMSAFAIEIRQDLGLTFKVINLGGGFGIRYVDGDSPLPVAQYVAAITDTLISSFTAAEFPLPEIWVEPGRSIVGDAGTTLYTVGTSKEIPGVRKYIAVDGGMMDNPRPALYQSVYEAVLANRANEANEETVTVAGKACESGDKLIIDLELPKANSGDLLAVFCTGAYNYSMASNYNRFRRPAVVFVKDGQSDLVVQRESLDNIVGNDLLPARLRKTALAK, from the coding sequence ATGTACTTGCATGGAACGAGCAAAGTTAATGCTCAGGGGCATTTGGAAATCGGCGGCTGTGACGTAACGGAGCTGGCAAAAGAATATGGTACGCCGCTATATATTGTAGATGAGGCGCTTGTGCGTCAGCGTGCAAATGAATACGTGACCGCTTTTCAAAAATCCGGCCTGCAATTTCAAGTGGCCTACGCAAGCAAAGCATTCAGCACAATGGCAATGTGTGCGCTTGCCGAACAGGAAAACCTGTCGCTGGACGTCGTTTCCGACGGAGAGCTTCATACAGCGCTGAAAGCGGGCTTCCCAGCAGCGCGTATTCATTTCCACGGCAACAATAAATCGCCGGATGAAATTAATATGGCGCTTGATGCAGGCATCGGCTGCTTCGTAGTAGATAATTCTACTGAGCTTAAAGTGCTTAATGCGCTGGCGAAGGACAAAGGCTTGACGGTTAAAATTTTGCTGCGGATTACGCCGGGTGTTGAGGCGCATACGCATGACTATATTTCCACAGGGCAACAAGATTCCAAGTTCGGCTTCGACTTGACGAATGGCGCGGCTAAACTGGCGATTAAGGAAGCGATGGAGCTGTCCAATCTGGAAGTGCTTGGCGTTCATTCCCACATCGGCTCGCAAATTTTTGAAGTAGACGGCTTTAAGATGGCTGTTGAAAAAATGTCGGCGTTTGCCATTGAAATTCGCCAGGACCTTGGCTTGACGTTCAAGGTGATCAACCTTGGCGGCGGCTTCGGCATCCGTTATGTAGATGGAGATTCCCCGCTTCCAGTTGCTCAATACGTGGCAGCGATTACGGATACGCTCATTTCCAGCTTTACGGCAGCGGAATTCCCGCTTCCTGAAATTTGGGTTGAGCCGGGCCGCAGCATCGTTGGCGATGCAGGCACAACGCTTTATACAGTTGGAACGAGCAAGGAAATTCCAGGCGTACGCAAATATATTGCGGTTGATGGCGGCATGATGGATAACCCGCGCCCTGCGCTTTATCAATCTGTATATGAAGCGGTGCTTGCAAATCGTGCGAACGAGGCAAACGAAGAGACGGTTACCGTAGCGGGCAAAGCTTGCGAAAGCGGCGACAAGCTCATTATTGATCTGGAATTGCCTAAAGCAAACAGCGGCGATCTGCTTGCAGTATTTTGCACAGGCGCTTATAATTATTCGATGGCGAGCAACTATAACCGTTTCCGCCGTCCAGCTGTCGTATTTGTCAAAGATGGTCAGTCTGATCTTGTCGTTCAGCGTGAATCTTTGGACAATATTGTCGGCAATGACTTGCTTCCGGCAAGACTTCGCAAAACAGCCCTTGCGAAATAA